A single window of Arvicanthis niloticus isolate mArvNil1 chromosome X, mArvNil1.pat.X, whole genome shotgun sequence DNA harbors:
- the LOC117695492 gene encoding homeobox protein prophet of Pit-1-like: MESKYFYFDLDYYGVNFYEEEIMTESQQRAAAAACYRFGRGVRVLHELGQDDDLSFKCKKNYSHETRKEMQAHSSETAKATEAVPRRPNNRQIKHHKFTYAQLSELEKAFQETQYPDAHRRKTLADLIHVDECKVKAWFKNKRAKIRKKHKELLLRNATSGTLSNFSTQMNEDPKSSTSVPKAPIEFIECQQHLGKSCWS; this comes from the exons ATGGAGAGCAAATACTTCTACTTCGACCTCGACTATTATGGGGTGAACTTCTATGAGGAAGAAATAATGACTGAATCTCAGCAGAGGGCCGCAGCAGCAGCCTGTTACCGCTTTGGAAGAGGTGTAAGAGTCCTGCATGAGCTAGGCCAGGACGATGACCTGAGCTTTAAATGCAAGAAAAACTACAGCCATGAAACAAGGAAGGAAATGCAAGCCCATTCCAGTGAGACTGCTAAAGCGACTGAAGCAGTTCCCCGTCGTCCCAACAACAGGCAAATAAAACACCACAAGTTCACCTATGCCCAACTGAGTGAACTGGAGAAGGCTTTCCAAGAGACCCAGTATCCTGATGCACACCGAAG AAAAACACTTGCAGACCTCATTCACGTGGACGAATGCAAGGTGAAG GCTTGGTTTAAAAACAAGAGAGCTAAAATCAGGAAAAAGCATAAGGAATTACTACTCAGGAATGCTACATCTGGTACCTTGAGCAACTTTTCCACTCAGATGAATGAAGACCCCAAGAGTAGTACCTCTGTTCCCAAGGCACCAATAGAGTTCATCGAGTGCCAGCAACATCTTGGCAAATCCTGCTGgtcataa